A stretch of Anaeromyxobacter dehalogenans 2CP-1 DNA encodes these proteins:
- a CDS encoding glycosyltransferase family 4 protein, whose amino-acid sequence MKIGIVTEYYYPSIGGVQEHVHHFAREARRLGHAVKILTSEMPDLPPPSPEASGPDVLRLARSRPFFLNGGFGRVSVGLGLSRAMRDALDRERFDVLHVHCPITPVLPWLALQHARGPVAGTLHTHYTPGLGSRLAGGLERRYLGRLDLVLAVSHAAASLAAGIRDDVQIVPNGVDAEGFGQGRRPARFDDGRFNVLWVGRLEPRNGLDRMLRAFARLRARVPSRLLVLGDGPLRRRYERMVPRDLVEDVVFAGAVIEGRADWYAAAHVYCAPTSVASFGVTLLEAMAAGRPVLASDIDGFREVLHDGEEGRLLPPDDPDAWADALEALAHDPARAAALGARGRATAARYAWPIVARRVLDLYQQVV is encoded by the coding sequence GTGAAGATCGGGATCGTCACCGAGTACTACTACCCGAGCATCGGCGGGGTTCAGGAGCACGTCCACCACTTCGCTCGGGAGGCGCGGCGCCTCGGTCACGCGGTGAAGATCCTCACCAGCGAGATGCCGGACCTGCCGCCGCCGTCGCCGGAGGCGAGCGGTCCCGACGTGCTCCGGCTCGCGCGCAGCCGCCCGTTCTTCCTGAACGGCGGGTTCGGCCGCGTCTCGGTCGGCCTCGGCCTCTCGCGGGCCATGCGCGACGCGCTCGACCGCGAGCGCTTCGACGTCCTGCACGTCCACTGCCCCATCACCCCGGTGCTGCCCTGGCTGGCGCTGCAGCACGCCCGCGGCCCCGTCGCCGGCACCCTCCACACCCACTACACTCCCGGCCTCGGCTCGCGCCTGGCGGGCGGCCTGGAGCGGCGCTACCTCGGCCGGCTCGACCTGGTGCTGGCCGTCTCGCACGCGGCCGCGTCGCTCGCCGCCGGGATCCGCGACGACGTGCAGATCGTCCCGAACGGCGTGGACGCGGAGGGCTTCGGTCAGGGCCGCCGGCCGGCGCGCTTCGACGACGGCCGCTTCAACGTGCTCTGGGTCGGGCGGCTCGAGCCGCGGAACGGGCTCGACCGCATGCTGCGCGCGTTCGCCCGGCTGCGGGCCCGCGTCCCGTCGCGGCTGCTGGTCCTGGGCGACGGTCCACTCCGCCGCCGGTACGAGCGGATGGTCCCGCGGGATCTCGTCGAGGACGTGGTGTTCGCCGGGGCGGTGATCGAGGGGCGGGCGGACTGGTACGCGGCCGCGCACGTCTACTGCGCCCCGACCAGCGTGGCCTCCTTCGGCGTGACGCTGCTCGAGGCCATGGCGGCCGGGCGCCCGGTGCTCGCGTCCGACATCGACGGGTTCCGGGAGGTGCTGCACGACGGCGAGGAGGGCCGCCTGCTCCCTCCGGACGATCCCGACGCGTGGGCCGACGCGCTCGAGGCGCTGGCGCACGACCCGGCGCGCGCCGCCGCGCTCGGCGCGCGGGGGCGCGCCACCGCGGCCCGCTACGCGTGGCCCATCGTGGCGCGGCGCGTGCTCGACCTGTATCAGCAGGTGGTCTGA
- a CDS encoding aldo/keto reductase gives MEHRRLGASGLEVPALSFGAGTFGGAGPLFSAWGTIDVAGARRMVDMCLDAGVTLFDTADVYSSGASEEVLGAALEGRRDRALISTKTGLPTGDGPNDAGTSRLRLVRACEAALRRLRTDRIDLLQLHAFDARTPVEEVLSTLDDLVRAGKVRYVGASNFSGWQLMKSLAEADRRGWPRHVVHQVYYSLVGRDYEWELMPLAQDQGVGAMVWSPLGWGRLTGKIRRGQPLPAVSRLHQTADYGPPVDEPLLYRVVDALEAVAAETGRTVPQVALNWLLRRPTVSTVVIGARTEEQLRDNLGAVGWALTPAQVAALDAASAVPAPYPYWPYRRQEGFARLSPPSV, from the coding sequence GTGGAGCACAGGAGACTGGGAGCATCGGGGCTGGAGGTCCCGGCGCTGAGCTTCGGCGCCGGCACGTTCGGCGGGGCGGGGCCGCTGTTCAGCGCCTGGGGGACGATCGACGTCGCAGGGGCGAGGCGCATGGTGGACATGTGTCTGGACGCGGGCGTCACGCTGTTCGACACCGCGGACGTCTACTCCTCGGGCGCATCGGAGGAGGTGCTCGGCGCCGCGCTGGAGGGGCGGCGGGATCGCGCGCTCATCTCCACCAAGACCGGGCTCCCCACCGGCGACGGGCCGAACGACGCGGGCACGTCGCGGCTGCGCCTCGTGCGCGCGTGCGAGGCGGCGCTGCGGCGCCTTCGCACCGATCGGATCGACCTGCTGCAGCTCCACGCGTTCGACGCCCGCACCCCGGTGGAGGAGGTGCTCTCCACGCTCGACGACCTGGTCCGCGCCGGGAAGGTGCGCTACGTGGGGGCCTCCAACTTCTCGGGCTGGCAGCTCATGAAGTCGCTGGCGGAGGCGGACCGCCGCGGGTGGCCGCGCCACGTGGTGCACCAGGTGTACTACTCACTCGTCGGGCGGGACTACGAGTGGGAGCTCATGCCGCTTGCGCAGGATCAGGGCGTCGGCGCGATGGTCTGGAGCCCGCTCGGCTGGGGGCGGCTCACGGGGAAGATCCGCCGCGGCCAGCCGCTCCCCGCCGTGAGCCGGCTCCACCAGACCGCCGACTACGGCCCGCCGGTGGACGAGCCGCTGCTGTACCGCGTCGTCGACGCGCTCGAGGCGGTGGCCGCGGAGACCGGCCGGACCGTCCCGCAGGTCGCGCTCAACTGGCTGCTCCGCCGCCCGACGGTGTCGACCGTGGTGATCGGCGCGCGCACCGAGGAGCAGCTGCGGGACAACCTCGGCGCCGTGGGGTGGGCGCTCACGCCGGCGCAGGTCGCGGCGCTCGACGCCGCGAGCGCGGTGCCGGCCCCCTATCCGTACTGGCCCTACCGGCGCCAGGAGGGCTTCGCGCGACTCTCCCCTCCATCCGTCTGA
- a CDS encoding LysR family transcriptional regulator translates to MAHGDGNRLYEMEAFAAVAELGGFSAAGRALGKTPSALNKLVARLEARLGARLLTRTTRAVRLTAEGEAFHQRALRILAEVEEAESEARGGAPRGRVRVNANLPFGVHCLLPVVRSFLEANPGVTLDLVLTDEVVDLVERRADVAIRVGPLRASGLLARKLGESPVAVVASPDYLARRGTPHTPADLGAHERIGFTFARTLQDWPFRQGGEEVRVPVRGAVRAGDGETARRLALAGAGLARLALFQVTDDLEAGRLVRVLEAFEPGDALEIHALFLGPAGSVPARVRAFVEFLASALGSGRGAGARAGRSREGASGR, encoded by the coding sequence ATGGCCCATGGCGACGGCAACCGGCTGTACGAGATGGAGGCGTTCGCGGCCGTCGCGGAGCTGGGCGGCTTCTCCGCCGCCGGGCGCGCGCTCGGGAAGACCCCCTCCGCGCTGAACAAGCTGGTCGCGCGCCTCGAGGCGCGGCTCGGGGCGCGGCTGCTCACGCGCACCACGCGCGCGGTCCGGCTCACCGCCGAGGGCGAGGCGTTTCACCAGCGGGCGCTCCGGATCCTGGCGGAGGTGGAGGAGGCCGAGAGCGAGGCACGGGGCGGCGCGCCGCGCGGCCGGGTGCGCGTGAACGCGAACCTCCCGTTCGGCGTGCACTGCCTGCTGCCGGTGGTGCGGAGCTTCCTCGAGGCGAACCCGGGCGTCACGCTCGACCTGGTGCTCACCGACGAGGTGGTCGACCTGGTGGAGCGGCGCGCCGACGTCGCCATCCGCGTGGGCCCGCTGCGCGCCTCCGGGCTGCTCGCGCGCAAGCTGGGCGAGAGCCCGGTGGCCGTGGTCGCGTCACCCGACTACCTCGCGCGCCGCGGGACGCCGCACACGCCGGCCGACCTCGGCGCGCACGAGCGGATCGGCTTCACGTTCGCGCGCACCCTCCAGGACTGGCCGTTCCGCCAGGGCGGCGAGGAGGTGCGGGTGCCGGTGCGCGGCGCCGTGCGCGCGGGCGACGGCGAGACTGCGCGGCGGCTGGCGCTCGCGGGCGCGGGCCTCGCGCGCCTCGCGCTCTTCCAGGTCACGGACGACCTCGAGGCAGGGCGCCTCGTGCGCGTCCTCGAGGCGTTCGAGCCCGGAGACGCCCTCGAGATCCACGCGCTGTTCCTGGGCCCCGCCGGCTCGGTGCCGGCGCGGGTCCGCGCGTTCGTGGAGTTCCTCGCATCCGCCCTGGGCAGCGGGCGCGGCGCCGGGGCGCGGGCCGGCCGCTCTCGCGAGGGGGCGTCGGGGCGGTGA
- the trxC gene encoding thioredoxin TrxC — translation MASPLIYRCARCGAMNRLAPLTPGREPVCGKCKADLDTSGAPGHADLAALERAVGSSPAPVLVDFWAPWCAPCRAFAPVLERLAREQAGRLVVLKVDTEASPAAGARFGIQAIPTLVVFRDGKEVDRVSGALPYEELRRFTTAATLGVAG, via the coding sequence ATGGCCTCGCCCCTCATCTACCGGTGCGCCCGCTGCGGCGCGATGAACCGCCTCGCCCCGCTCACGCCGGGGCGCGAACCCGTCTGCGGCAAGTGCAAGGCGGACCTCGACACCAGCGGGGCCCCCGGCCACGCCGACCTCGCGGCGCTGGAGCGCGCGGTCGGGAGCAGCCCGGCGCCCGTGCTGGTGGACTTCTGGGCGCCGTGGTGCGCCCCGTGCCGCGCCTTCGCGCCGGTGCTCGAGCGGCTCGCGCGCGAGCAGGCCGGGCGGCTGGTGGTGCTGAAGGTGGACACCGAGGCGAGCCCGGCGGCCGGCGCGCGCTTCGGGATCCAGGCCATCCCCACGCTCGTCGTGTTCCGCGACGGCAAGGAGGTGGACCGGGTCTCGGGCGCGCTGCCGTACGAGGAGCTGCGCCGGTTCACCACGGCCGCGACGCTCGGCGTGGCGGGCTGA
- a CDS encoding L,D-transpeptidase family protein, giving the protein MTPLALRTAVVSLLLVPPLAFLLACAHRPARPGCPPVDALILVDTAEHRLALCEAGAAAAVFPVALGSAGTEKRAEGDRRTPLGAYALGTPRPSAGFGTFIPIGYPTAEQRRAGRTGSNVGIHGPARAMRWAGRLNTWADWTAGCVALGSDREVAAVAAFVERRRPGVVLR; this is encoded by the coding sequence ATGACCCCGCTCGCCCTGCGCACCGCCGTGGTCTCGCTCCTCCTCGTCCCGCCGCTCGCGTTCCTGCTCGCGTGCGCGCATCGCCCCGCGCGGCCCGGCTGCCCGCCGGTGGACGCGCTGATCCTCGTGGACACCGCCGAGCATCGCCTGGCGCTCTGCGAGGCCGGCGCCGCGGCCGCGGTCTTCCCGGTGGCGCTCGGCAGCGCCGGGACGGAGAAGCGCGCCGAGGGCGATCGCCGGACGCCCCTCGGCGCGTACGCGCTGGGTACGCCGCGGCCCTCCGCCGGCTTCGGCACCTTCATCCCCATCGGCTACCCGACGGCGGAGCAGCGGCGCGCCGGGCGCACCGGCAGCAACGTCGGCATCCACGGGCCGGCGCGGGCGATGCGCTGGGCGGGACGGCTCAACACCTGGGCGGACTGGACCGCCGGCTGCGTGGCGCTCGGGTCCGACCGCGAGGTCGCGGCGGTGGCCGCCTTCGTGGAGCGACGCCGGCCGGGCGTGGTGCTGCGCTGA
- a CDS encoding lipid kinase, with the protein MARRAPAHPGLSAGGEAVLLVNAAARKGDAALSAARAALEGAGVVLAEARAIEPGALREAVEAAVAAGAARVIVGGGDGSLAAAASALAGTGAALGVLPLGTANDFARTLRIPDDLAGAARVIARGRVRRVDVGWAGGRAFLNAASVGASSELTRRLDDGLKRRAGTLAYPVAGAAAAGQPPFRARLEVDGRTEELRALQVVVGNGRYHGGGRLIAPRARADDHLLDVYVLTTASSPGAPRLRDRLRDLAGLARYALLLLRGRHLEHPGVLHVRATRAALWTDPPLEIDADGELAGSTPAEFRVSPGQLAVLAP; encoded by the coding sequence GTGGCTCGCCGAGCGCCGGCGCACCCGGGGCTGAGCGCCGGCGGCGAGGCGGTGCTGCTCGTGAACGCCGCCGCGCGGAAGGGCGACGCGGCGCTGTCCGCCGCGCGCGCCGCGCTGGAGGGGGCCGGGGTGGTCCTCGCCGAGGCGCGCGCGATCGAGCCGGGAGCGCTGAGGGAGGCGGTCGAGGCGGCGGTCGCGGCGGGGGCGGCGCGCGTCATCGTGGGCGGCGGGGACGGGTCGCTCGCCGCGGCGGCGTCCGCGCTCGCCGGCACCGGCGCGGCGCTCGGGGTGCTCCCGCTCGGCACCGCGAACGACTTCGCGCGCACGCTGCGCATCCCGGACGACCTCGCGGGCGCGGCGCGGGTGATCGCGCGCGGGCGCGTGCGCCGGGTGGACGTGGGCTGGGCCGGCGGGCGCGCGTTCCTGAACGCGGCCAGCGTGGGCGCGTCGTCCGAGCTGACGCGGCGGCTCGACGACGGCCTCAAGCGGCGCGCCGGGACGCTCGCGTACCCGGTGGCGGGCGCCGCCGCCGCGGGCCAGCCGCCGTTCCGGGCGCGGCTCGAGGTGGACGGGCGAACCGAGGAGCTGCGCGCGCTGCAGGTGGTGGTGGGGAACGGCCGCTACCACGGCGGCGGCCGGCTCATCGCGCCGCGCGCCCGCGCCGACGACCACCTCCTGGACGTGTACGTGCTCACCACGGCCTCCTCCCCGGGCGCGCCGCGGCTGCGCGACCGCCTGCGCGACCTCGCCGGCCTCGCGCGCTACGCCCTCCTGCTCCTCCGCGGACGCCACCTCGAGCACCCGGGCGTGCTCCACGTGCGCGCGACGCGCGCCGCGCTCTGGACCGACCCGCCGCTCGAGATCGACGCGGACGGCGAGCTGGCCGGGTCCACGCCGGCCGAGTTCCGGGTTTCACCCGGGCAGCTCGCGGTGCTCGCGCCCTAG
- a CDS encoding DUF2249 domain-containing protein, whose translation MPQQPRVIDLRALPPQVRHGLVFQCFDALPTGDSMVIVNDHDPMPLLQQFRFVRPGEAQHEYLEQGPAAWQVRIERKAPGRQAAAPAGGAPDSVTGYLEADHRRLDAILPEVERLAAAGEYRDAARRFAEFTSGLDRHIDAEEQVLFPTFEDATGMASGPTQVMRMEHVQIRERMREAAGSLDREDAGGLAAAVGGLTQVLSVHNMKEEHMLYPMSDRAVQGEAHRQLVQRLRAVTEATP comes from the coding sequence ATGCCCCAGCAGCCCCGCGTGATCGATCTCCGAGCCCTCCCGCCGCAGGTGCGGCACGGCCTCGTCTTCCAGTGCTTCGACGCGCTGCCGACCGGCGACTCGATGGTGATCGTGAACGATCACGATCCCATGCCGCTCCTCCAGCAGTTCCGGTTCGTCCGGCCCGGCGAAGCGCAGCACGAGTACCTCGAGCAGGGTCCCGCCGCGTGGCAGGTCCGGATCGAGCGCAAGGCGCCGGGCCGGCAGGCCGCCGCGCCCGCCGGCGGCGCGCCGGACAGCGTGACCGGCTACCTCGAGGCGGACCACCGCCGGCTCGACGCGATCCTGCCCGAGGTGGAGCGGCTCGCCGCGGCGGGCGAGTACCGAGACGCCGCGCGGCGCTTCGCCGAGTTCACGTCCGGCCTCGATCGCCACATCGACGCCGAGGAGCAGGTCCTGTTCCCCACGTTCGAGGACGCCACCGGCATGGCGTCCGGGCCGACCCAGGTGATGCGCATGGAGCACGTGCAGATCCGGGAGCGGATGCGCGAGGCCGCCGGGTCGCTGGATCGCGAGGACGCCGGCGGCCTGGCCGCCGCGGTGGGCGGGCTCACGCAGGTCCTGTCGGTCCACAACATGAAGGAGGAGCACATGCTCTACCCGATGTCCGATCGCGCCGTACAGGGCGAGGCGCACCGGCAGCTCGTCCAGCGCCTGCGGGCCGTCACCGAGGCCACGCCATGA
- a CDS encoding methyl-accepting chemotaxis protein, whose protein sequence is MTKNVGIGERLGGVFAALIAILGIVAWLGLQRLSSQKDAIDAVAGPRWEETEQGVKGLEQIGRETALVSAVFLAADLEGARSAAAAADAADRDADGLVDALSRRVRSFRCEPGIDAMEQVAAARRTFAAAFERAQALLEQGHLEEARALARAEVLPLLEDVHRAWAAFFAHEGVHVRTAAAAVEADHDAARTTTLAMGVAAVLLAVVLAVWITRSITGPLRGAIGAAKRIAGGDLRDPVQVTSHDEIGALQRAMREMGEKLAEVIGDVRSGAEALTAASAQVASTSQSLSQGTGEQAASAEEATSSLEEMSASIAQNAENARQTEQMASLGARNTDVGGKAVAESVAAMRSIAGQISIVEEIAYQTNLLALNAAIEAARAGEHGRGFAVVATEVRKLAERAQRAAKEIGEVAGSSVHVAERSGELIAELVPAIQRTADLVQEVAAASQQQAVGVAQVSKAMAIVDQVTQRNASAAEELSGTAEEMASQAEALLQVVGFFRVREDGPRAG, encoded by the coding sequence GTGACGAAGAACGTCGGGATCGGCGAGCGCCTCGGGGGCGTCTTCGCCGCGCTGATCGCCATCCTGGGGATCGTCGCGTGGCTGGGCCTGCAGCGGCTCTCGAGCCAGAAGGACGCGATCGACGCGGTGGCGGGCCCGCGCTGGGAGGAGACGGAGCAGGGGGTGAAGGGCCTGGAGCAGATCGGCCGCGAGACGGCCCTGGTCTCGGCGGTGTTCCTGGCGGCCGACCTCGAGGGCGCCCGGAGCGCGGCGGCCGCCGCGGACGCAGCCGACCGCGACGCCGACGGGCTGGTGGACGCGCTGTCGCGGCGCGTGCGCTCGTTCCGGTGCGAGCCCGGCATCGATGCGATGGAGCAGGTGGCCGCGGCGCGGCGGACCTTCGCGGCGGCGTTCGAGCGGGCGCAGGCGCTGCTCGAGCAGGGCCACCTGGAGGAGGCGCGCGCGCTGGCCCGCGCCGAGGTCCTCCCGCTCCTCGAGGACGTCCACCGCGCCTGGGCGGCGTTCTTCGCCCACGAGGGCGTGCACGTGCGGACCGCCGCCGCGGCCGTGGAGGCGGACCACGACGCGGCGCGGACCACGACGCTGGCGATGGGCGTGGCCGCGGTGCTGCTCGCGGTGGTGCTGGCGGTGTGGATCACCCGCAGCATCACCGGGCCGCTCCGGGGGGCGATCGGCGCGGCGAAGCGCATCGCGGGCGGAGACCTGCGCGACCCGGTGCAGGTCACGTCCCACGACGAGATCGGCGCGCTCCAGCGCGCGATGCGCGAGATGGGCGAGAAGCTGGCCGAGGTGATCGGCGACGTCCGAAGCGGCGCGGAGGCGCTCACCGCCGCCTCGGCGCAGGTCGCGAGCACCTCGCAGTCGCTGTCGCAGGGCACCGGCGAGCAGGCGGCGAGCGCCGAGGAGGCCACCTCCTCGCTGGAGGAGATGAGCGCGTCGATCGCGCAGAACGCCGAGAACGCGCGTCAGACCGAGCAGATGGCGAGCCTGGGGGCGCGCAACACCGACGTGGGCGGCAAGGCGGTGGCCGAGTCGGTCGCCGCCATGCGCTCCATCGCCGGGCAGATCTCCATCGTCGAGGAGATCGCGTACCAGACCAACCTGCTCGCGCTGAACGCCGCCATCGAGGCGGCGCGCGCCGGCGAGCACGGGCGGGGCTTCGCGGTGGTCGCGACCGAGGTGCGCAAGCTCGCCGAGCGCGCGCAGCGCGCGGCGAAGGAGATCGGCGAGGTGGCCGGCTCGAGCGTGCACGTGGCGGAGCGCAGCGGCGAGCTCATCGCCGAGCTGGTGCCCGCCATCCAGCGGACCGCCGATCTGGTGCAGGAGGTGGCCGCCGCGTCCCAGCAGCAGGCGGTCGGGGTCGCGCAGGTCTCGAAGGCCATGGCGATCGTGGACCAGGTGACGCAGCGCAACGCCTCGGCGGCGGAGGAGCTCTCCGGCACCGCCGAGGAGATGGCCTCGCAGGCCGAGGCGCTCCTGCAGGTGGTCGGCTTCTTCCGGGTGCGCGAGGACGGGCCGCGCGCCGGCTGA
- the carB gene encoding carbamoyl-phosphate synthase large subunit, with translation MPRRDDVKTVLIIGSGPIVIGQACEFDYSGTQACKALRKLGYRIVLVNSNPATIMTDPGMADATYVEPLDVETLTRIIEKERPDALLPNLGGQTGLNLSSELARKGVLDRYGVRVIGVNLEAIRRGEDRETFKETMTRLGIETARSEIATTLDQAMAAGQRLGFPLVVRPAYTMGGTGGGFAYNVEELEEIAARGLLASPVSQVLVEESVLGWEELELEVVRDAKGRKITVCFIENVDAMGVHTGDSYCTAPMLTISPELQARLQDQAYRIVDAIEVIGGTNVQFAHDPRTGRVIVIEINPRTSRSSALASKATGFPIALVSSMLAAGLTLDEIPYWRDGTLDRYTPSGDYVVVKFSRWAFEKFRGVQDRLGTQMRAVGEVMSIGKSYKEAFQKAIRSLENGRPGLGFAKDFHALPLEELLERLREPTSERQFLLYEAIRKGADLDLLQQRTHIKRWFLEQMKELVALEEELLRHAGRLPPDDLLVRAKQDGFADRYLARLLRVSEAEVRERRTALGVVEGWEAVPVSGVQDAAYYFSTYRAPDAVPARAGAKKIMVLGGGPNRIGQGIEFDYCCVHTAFALRDAGYQSIMVNCNPETVSTDYDTADRLYFEPVTVEDVLSIYRKERPDGVMVQFGGQTPLDIARQLEEAGVRILGTSPETIDLAEDRERFSAVVRKLGIPQPESGLARDQDEALALARRMGYPLIVRPSYVLGGRGMEVVHDEETLREYVRKAVDVSPERPLYVDRFLVDAVETEADAICDGTDAFVPAVMEHIELAGVHSGDSACVIPPVNVAPEHLATIEDYTRRLALELGVIGLINVQYAIAGGTVYVLEANPRASRTVPLVSKVCDLPMARIAAQVVLGTRLKDLRLERRKPGYFGVKEAVFPFYMFPEVDPVLGPEMRSTGEVLGLARSPGLAFYKAQQATRSPLPLAGTVLVTVAEADKPRVAAAIRELAGMGFRVKATRGTRDFLAGQGIEAELVLKLHEGRPNLADALLNGEVSLLVNTPAGKQSTHDDSYIRKAAIRAGVPYVTTAAAAVMTAKGIAARRAGAEGVRSLQEYHATLR, from the coding sequence ATGCCTCGCCGCGACGACGTGAAGACGGTCCTGATCATCGGCTCCGGCCCGATCGTCATCGGCCAGGCCTGCGAGTTCGACTACTCGGGCACGCAGGCCTGCAAGGCGCTGCGCAAGCTCGGCTACCGGATCGTCCTCGTCAACTCCAACCCGGCCACCATCATGACGGACCCGGGGATGGCGGACGCGACCTACGTCGAGCCGCTCGACGTGGAGACGCTCACCCGGATCATCGAGAAGGAGCGCCCCGACGCGCTGCTCCCGAACCTGGGCGGCCAGACCGGCCTGAACCTCTCCTCCGAGCTCGCGCGCAAGGGCGTCCTCGACCGGTACGGCGTGCGCGTCATCGGCGTGAACCTCGAGGCCATCCGTCGCGGCGAGGATCGCGAGACGTTCAAGGAGACCATGACGCGCCTCGGGATCGAGACGGCGCGCAGCGAGATCGCGACCACGCTGGACCAGGCCATGGCCGCGGGCCAGCGGCTCGGCTTCCCGCTGGTGGTGCGGCCCGCGTACACCATGGGCGGCACCGGCGGCGGCTTCGCCTACAACGTCGAGGAGCTGGAGGAGATCGCCGCGCGCGGCCTGCTCGCGAGCCCGGTGTCGCAGGTGCTGGTGGAGGAGTCGGTGCTCGGCTGGGAGGAGCTCGAGCTCGAGGTGGTCCGCGACGCCAAGGGCAGGAAGATCACCGTCTGCTTCATCGAGAACGTGGACGCGATGGGCGTCCACACCGGCGACTCCTACTGCACCGCGCCGATGCTGACGATCTCGCCGGAGCTCCAGGCGAGGCTCCAGGACCAGGCCTACCGCATCGTGGACGCGATCGAGGTGATCGGCGGGACGAACGTCCAGTTCGCCCACGACCCGCGCACCGGGCGCGTGATCGTCATCGAGATCAACCCGCGCACCTCGCGCTCGTCCGCGCTCGCGTCCAAGGCGACCGGGTTCCCCATCGCGCTCGTCTCTTCGATGCTCGCCGCCGGCCTGACGCTGGACGAGATCCCGTACTGGCGCGACGGGACGCTCGACCGGTACACGCCGTCCGGCGACTACGTGGTGGTGAAGTTCTCGCGCTGGGCGTTCGAGAAGTTCAGGGGCGTGCAGGACCGGCTCGGCACGCAGATGCGCGCGGTCGGCGAGGTGATGTCGATCGGCAAGAGCTACAAGGAGGCGTTCCAGAAGGCGATCCGCTCGCTCGAGAACGGCCGGCCCGGCCTGGGCTTCGCGAAGGACTTCCACGCGCTGCCGCTGGAGGAGCTGCTGGAGCGGCTGCGCGAGCCCACCAGCGAGCGCCAGTTCCTGCTCTACGAGGCGATCCGCAAGGGCGCCGACCTCGACCTGCTGCAGCAGCGCACGCACATCAAGCGCTGGTTCCTCGAGCAGATGAAGGAGCTGGTCGCGCTGGAGGAGGAGCTGCTCCGGCACGCGGGCCGGCTGCCGCCGGACGACCTGCTGGTGCGCGCCAAGCAGGACGGGTTCGCGGACCGCTACCTGGCGCGGCTGCTCCGGGTGTCCGAGGCGGAGGTCCGCGAGCGGCGCACCGCGCTCGGCGTGGTGGAGGGCTGGGAGGCGGTCCCGGTCTCCGGCGTGCAGGACGCCGCCTACTACTTCTCGACCTACCGGGCGCCGGACGCGGTGCCGGCGCGGGCCGGCGCGAAGAAGATCATGGTGCTGGGCGGCGGTCCGAACCGCATCGGGCAGGGCATCGAGTTCGACTACTGCTGCGTGCACACCGCGTTCGCGCTGCGCGACGCCGGCTACCAGTCGATCATGGTGAACTGCAACCCGGAGACGGTCTCGACCGACTACGACACCGCCGACCGGCTGTACTTCGAGCCGGTGACGGTCGAGGACGTGCTCTCCATCTACCGCAAGGAGCGCCCGGACGGCGTGATGGTGCAGTTCGGCGGGCAGACGCCGCTCGACATCGCCCGCCAGCTCGAGGAGGCCGGCGTCCGCATCCTGGGCACCTCGCCCGAGACCATCGACCTCGCCGAGGACCGCGAGCGCTTCAGCGCCGTGGTGCGCAAGCTCGGGATCCCGCAGCCGGAGTCGGGGCTGGCGCGCGACCAGGACGAGGCGCTCGCGCTGGCGCGGCGCATGGGCTACCCGCTCATCGTCCGGCCCTCCTACGTGCTCGGCGGCCGCGGCATGGAGGTCGTGCACGACGAGGAGACGCTGCGCGAGTACGTGCGCAAGGCGGTGGACGTGTCGCCGGAGCGGCCGCTCTACGTGGACCGCTTCCTGGTGGACGCGGTGGAGACCGAGGCGGACGCCATCTGCGACGGCACCGACGCGTTCGTGCCCGCGGTGATGGAGCACATCGAGCTCGCCGGCGTGCACTCCGGCGACTCCGCCTGCGTGATCCCGCCGGTGAACGTCGCGCCCGAGCACCTCGCCACGATCGAGGACTACACCCGCCGCCTGGCCCTCGAGCTGGGCGTGATCGGGCTCATCAACGTCCAGTACGCCATCGCGGGCGGCACCGTGTACGTGCTCGAGGCGAACCCGCGCGCCAGCCGGACCGTGCCGCTCGTCAGCAAGGTCTGCGACCTCCCCATGGCCCGCATCGCCGCCCAGGTGGTGCTGGGCACGCGGCTGAAGGACCTGCGGCTCGAGCGCCGCAAGCCGGGCTACTTCGGCGTGAAGGAGGCGGTGTTCCCGTTCTACATGTTCCCGGAGGTGGACCCGGTGCTCGGGCCCGAGATGCGCTCCACCGGCGAGGTGCTGGGGCTGGCCCGGAGCCCGGGGCTCGCGTTCTACAAGGCGCAGCAGGCCACCCGCTCGCCGCTTCCCCTCGCCGGGACCGTGCTCGTCACCGTGGCCGAGGCCGACAAGCCGCGGGTGGCGGCGGCGATCCGGGAGCTCGCCGGCATGGGCTTCCGGGTCAAGGCGACGCGCGGCACGCGCGACTTCCTGGCCGGGCAGGGCATCGAGGCCGAGCTGGTGCTGAAGCTGCACGAGGGGCGGCCCAACCTCGCCGACGCGCTCCTGAACGGCGAGGTGAGCCTGCTCGTCAACACGCCCGCCGGGAAGCAGAGCACGCACGACGACTCGTACATCCGCAAGGCCGCCATCCGCGCCGGGGTCCCGTACGTCACCACCGCGGCGGCCGCGGTGATGACGGCGAAGGGCATCGCGGCGCGCCGCGCCGGCGCGGAGGGCGTGCGGAGCCTGCAGGAGTACCACGCGACGCTCCGGTGA